A genome region from Maridesulfovibrio salexigens DSM 2638 includes the following:
- a CDS encoding tetratricopeptide repeat protein: MSQEMKVLGVYSQNIKTRIGAGTTSQKSDHKTYHYVIRVGYSKYHVQPLNEQDIPSGMITVISEKDFIAQFSPELYYYQRKTLPALKTLQAKISKGEEAFEKGKLDDAEHAFAGALLLDPDNPKANLGMGTVQCTKENFDKLTEIIQVLLNLDAVFLEEQRQEFNLFAIVLRKSKRYNEALTFYKKALEIYPNDENLHFNIARAYFDTDNSEEALSHINKALDINPELESATLFQKYLLKKKKKKPATAVKNKKQSIQTPQKRK; the protein is encoded by the coding sequence ATGAGCCAAGAAATGAAAGTGCTGGGGGTCTATTCCCAAAACATCAAGACCAGAATCGGAGCAGGCACAACCTCACAAAAATCCGATCATAAAACCTACCATTACGTCATCCGCGTAGGCTACAGTAAATACCATGTACAACCATTGAACGAGCAGGACATTCCTTCCGGAATGATTACCGTTATTTCTGAAAAAGATTTCATCGCTCAGTTCAGCCCTGAATTATACTACTACCAACGAAAAACCCTGCCCGCCCTGAAAACCCTGCAAGCCAAAATATCCAAAGGGGAAGAAGCTTTTGAAAAAGGTAAGCTGGATGATGCTGAGCATGCCTTTGCAGGAGCCCTGCTTCTCGACCCGGATAACCCCAAAGCGAATCTAGGCATGGGTACCGTCCAGTGCACAAAAGAAAATTTCGACAAACTCACTGAGATCATCCAAGTTCTGCTGAATCTGGATGCCGTATTTCTTGAAGAACAACGTCAGGAGTTCAACCTCTTTGCCATAGTGCTGCGCAAGAGCAAGCGATACAATGAAGCCCTGACTTTTTATAAGAAAGCACTTGAAATTTATCCGAATGACGAAAACCTGCATTTCAATATTGCCCGGGCTTATTTTGATACTGACAACAGCGAGGAAGCTCTTTCACATATAAATAAAGCTCTTGATATCAATCCAGAGCTGGAATCAGCTACTCTTTTTCAAAAATATCTGCTTAAAAAAAAGAAAAAGAAACCCGCTACGGCAGTTAAAAATAAAAAACAAAGTATCCAGACTCCGCAAAAGCGGAAATAA
- a CDS encoding tetratricopeptide repeat protein has product MGDIFQVLGVYSKNIKDHTGAGTTMQRSESKTYYYVTRSGVDNFQVQPLNNQNVPSGMVITLNKKEFITQYAPEIKYYEKKTLPALKSLQNKIEKGEQNFLNGNLDEAEQSFAKALFLDPEHPKANLGMGSVQCTKKNFKKLSKIIDRLLNKDEIFMESQRQEFNLFAISLRKQSLFDEAITFYDRAIQINPNDENLHFNTARAYFDAGNNDMALKHLDKALEIAPTLEVASMFKKYIVKRKKK; this is encoded by the coding sequence ATGGGAGATATTTTTCAAGTACTTGGTGTTTATTCCAAAAACATCAAAGATCATACCGGAGCCGGGACAACAATGCAGCGTTCCGAGAGCAAGACATACTACTATGTCACACGGTCCGGTGTGGACAATTTTCAAGTTCAACCCCTCAATAACCAGAACGTCCCCTCAGGCATGGTGATAACTTTAAACAAAAAAGAATTTATCACCCAGTACGCTCCCGAAATAAAATACTATGAAAAAAAGACCCTTCCGGCTCTGAAATCACTTCAAAACAAAATTGAAAAAGGGGAACAGAACTTTCTGAACGGAAACCTTGATGAAGCAGAACAATCCTTTGCCAAAGCCCTTTTTCTGGACCCGGAACACCCCAAAGCCAATTTGGGAATGGGGTCTGTGCAATGCACTAAGAAAAATTTCAAAAAGCTTTCCAAGATAATAGACAGGCTTTTAAATAAAGACGAAATTTTCATGGAAAGCCAGAGGCAGGAGTTCAACCTCTTTGCTATCAGCTTACGCAAACAATCTCTTTTTGATGAAGCCATCACATTTTATGACCGGGCTATTCAGATCAATCCTAATGACGAAAATTTGCATTTCAATACAGCCAGAGCTTATTTCGATGCCGGTAATAATGACATGGCGTTAAAACATCTGGATAAAGCACTTGAAATTGCACCTACACTTGAAGTAGCTTCCATGTTCAAGAAGTACATCGTCAAACGGAAAAAGAAATGA
- a CDS encoding PilZ domain-containing protein, whose product MISQKEKLKAACTPGLKITIELGGLNDKAPTIVVGGDFIKSLIVKEPMVHHADKSLWSEYMYPGNEATIRYIYEGIASGYKTEVIRMISSPDRLLFLKYPKRIESYNLRRHKRVSCFMEAQIELGERKNTAVLEDLSTSGCCVSYITDKNYPDPEIGDKMNIYCPYFAENGTNFIPCKVQRCTKDSRKTILGMTFEKPSPEILIKIQDYVATILYHS is encoded by the coding sequence ATGATCTCGCAAAAGGAAAAACTCAAGGCAGCCTGCACTCCCGGACTCAAAATTACCATTGAGTTAGGTGGACTGAATGATAAAGCCCCGACCATCGTAGTTGGAGGGGACTTCATAAAATCACTCATTGTCAAAGAACCCATGGTTCACCATGCAGATAAATCCCTCTGGTCCGAATACATGTATCCCGGCAATGAGGCCACTATCCGCTATATTTATGAAGGAATCGCTTCTGGATATAAAACCGAAGTGATCAGAATGATCAGCTCGCCCGACAGACTTCTTTTCCTAAAATACCCAAAACGAATAGAATCATATAATCTCAGAAGGCATAAAAGGGTTTCCTGCTTCATGGAAGCACAAATAGAACTTGGCGAGAGAAAGAATACTGCAGTTCTGGAAGACCTGAGCACCAGCGGCTGCTGTGTGAGCTACATTACAGATAAAAATTACCCGGACCCCGAAATTGGGGACAAAATGAATATTTACTGTCCCTACTTTGCAGAGAACGGCACCAACTTCATCCCCTGCAAAGTGCAGCGCTGCACCAAGGATTCACGAAAAACCATTCTGGGTATGACCTTTGAAAAGCCATCCCCGGAAATCCTGATTAAGATACAGGATTACGTAGCCACCATACTTTACCATTCCTAA
- the bioB gene encoding biotin synthase BioB, producing MDRNEKQALWNAVHGGGAIDEHTAVSVLGASHGELAEILHAAHTMTMRRFGREVSLCSIANVRSGNCSEDCTFCAQSSHFKGTPAPAYPLMSVEEIRDCAEKAGQSPLEFFSYVTSGRALKGKSLDHVCEAVDGMRERSFNHCASLGCLDFESLKKLHESGVVRYHHNLEAAESYFPNVCTTHSYEERVRTVRDAKKAGLEVCCGGLLGLGESHQQRVELALALAELEVDSIPLNFLIPIPGTPLENVEPLQPLEILLTIAMFRLVNPHAEVRMAAGRAALRSLQSFIFHAGCNGLMVGDFLTVSGQGIDHDLTMLEDLGLTVRTKK from the coding sequence TTGGATAGAAACGAGAAACAGGCTTTGTGGAATGCCGTTCACGGTGGCGGGGCCATTGATGAACACACTGCGGTTTCAGTACTCGGTGCTTCCCACGGAGAGCTTGCAGAAATTTTGCATGCTGCACATACCATGACCATGCGGCGTTTCGGGCGCGAGGTCAGTCTTTGTTCCATCGCTAACGTACGTAGCGGGAACTGTTCGGAAGATTGTACTTTCTGTGCTCAGTCCAGCCATTTTAAAGGCACACCGGCTCCGGCTTACCCGCTCATGTCGGTGGAGGAAATCCGGGACTGTGCTGAGAAAGCAGGGCAGTCACCCCTTGAATTCTTCAGTTATGTGACCAGCGGCAGGGCGCTAAAGGGTAAATCTCTTGATCATGTCTGTGAAGCTGTGGACGGTATGCGCGAGAGGAGTTTTAACCATTGTGCATCACTTGGCTGCCTTGATTTTGAGTCATTGAAGAAGCTGCACGAATCCGGCGTAGTTCGTTATCACCATAACCTTGAGGCTGCGGAAAGCTATTTCCCGAATGTCTGCACCACCCACAGCTATGAAGAGCGGGTACGTACGGTGCGTGATGCCAAAAAAGCCGGACTAGAAGTCTGTTGCGGCGGGCTGCTGGGCCTAGGTGAAAGTCATCAACAGCGGGTTGAACTGGCTCTTGCACTTGCGGAGCTGGAAGTTGATTCCATTCCCCTTAATTTCCTGATTCCCATTCCGGGAACTCCTCTGGAGAATGTTGAACCATTACAGCCTCTGGAAATTCTGCTGACTATCGCGATGTTCCGTTTGGTCAATCCTCATGCGGAAGTGCGCATGGCCGCGGGACGTGCCGCACTGCGTTCCCTGCAATCATTTATTTTCCATGCCGGCTGTAACGGCCTGATGGTAGGCGATTTTCTCACCGTATCAGGGCAGGGTATAGATCACGATCTGACCATGCTTGAGGATTTGGGACTTACTGTCCGCACTAAAAAATAG
- the bioA gene encoding adenosylmethionine--8-amino-7-oxononanoate transaminase, translating into MSILDFDREHIWHPYTSATNPLKVFPVKRTEGVKIILEDGTELIDGMASWWCAVHGYNHPVLRKALCDQAEVMPHVMFGGLTHEPAVELARKLVDISPEPLQHVFLADSGSVSVEVAIKMAIQYWYVIGKPKKNRLMTVRNGYHGDTIGCMSVCDPVNGMHSMFTSILPKHIFAESPECGFEEGCSDEHFADFKSKIEEHAHELAAVILEPVVQGTGGMRFYSPEYLKRVREACDEHNVLLICDEIATGFGRTGTMFASEKAGICPDIMCVGKSITGGMMTLAATLATKEVAEGISSKGGVFMHGPTFMGNPLACAVANASIDLLLKSNWKERVAEISELLCSGLAPCAKSSAVADVRCLGAIGVVELKEPVDMESIQQEFVKRGVWVRPFGKLVYVMPPYIISNLELEALTSAICEVIGLQG; encoded by the coding sequence ATGTCTATACTAGATTTCGACAGGGAACATATCTGGCATCCTTATACTTCTGCCACAAATCCCCTTAAAGTCTTTCCGGTGAAGCGTACTGAGGGTGTGAAAATTATCCTTGAAGACGGTACTGAGCTTATCGACGGGATGGCCTCGTGGTGGTGTGCCGTTCATGGTTATAACCATCCTGTATTGCGAAAGGCTTTGTGTGATCAGGCTGAAGTCATGCCACATGTCATGTTTGGCGGACTGACCCATGAACCCGCGGTTGAACTGGCTCGTAAGTTGGTTGATATTTCTCCGGAGCCGTTGCAGCACGTTTTTTTGGCTGACTCGGGTTCGGTGTCAGTGGAAGTGGCGATCAAGATGGCCATTCAGTATTGGTATGTAATAGGCAAACCCAAAAAGAATCGTTTGATGACTGTTCGTAATGGCTACCACGGTGATACCATCGGCTGCATGTCGGTTTGCGATCCTGTTAACGGTATGCATTCCATGTTTACCTCTATATTGCCGAAGCATATTTTTGCCGAATCTCCAGAGTGCGGATTTGAAGAAGGTTGCAGTGATGAACATTTCGCCGATTTCAAGTCCAAGATTGAAGAACACGCCCATGAGCTGGCGGCAGTAATCCTTGAACCAGTGGTGCAAGGAACAGGCGGTATGCGTTTTTATTCTCCTGAATATCTGAAACGGGTCCGCGAGGCATGCGATGAGCATAATGTTCTGCTTATTTGTGATGAAATTGCTACTGGATTCGGACGTACCGGGACCATGTTTGCCAGCGAAAAGGCCGGAATTTGTCCGGATATCATGTGTGTTGGCAAGTCCATTACCGGAGGTATGATGACTCTGGCTGCAACCCTTGCTACAAAGGAAGTTGCCGAGGGTATATCTTCCAAGGGCGGGGTGTTTATGCACGGCCCGACTTTTATGGGCAACCCTCTGGCCTGCGCTGTTGCCAATGCTTCCATAGATCTTTTATTGAAAAGTAACTGGAAAGAACGGGTAGCGGAGATTTCCGAGCTTCTTTGTTCCGGACTTGCACCGTGTGCGAAATCAAGTGCGGTGGCTGATGTTCGCTGCCTTGGTGCTATCGGGGTTGTCGAGCTGAAGGAACCCGTGGATATGGAATCCATCCAGCAGGAATTTGTAAAACGCGGCGTTTGGGTTCGTCCTTTTGGAAAACTTGTTTATGTGATGCCGCCATATATAATTTCAAATCTTGAGCTTGAGGCTTTGACTTCCGCTATATGTGAAGTGATTGGCCTTCAGGGGTAA
- the bioD gene encoding dethiobiotin synthase, whose amino-acid sequence MSAGFFITGTGTDVGKTVVTAGLARFFMKSGRSILPVKPVQSGAIVLPDGSFDSPDGDVYRAAGAVWDINRQCPYIFEPPTSPHLAARLAGVELDYVEIARKVRELEGDDFLLVEGAGGIMVPLSDESSMLNLMKELGYPVILVVENKLGCINEALLSIAALQQSGLEISGLVMTSPNQPAPEEFGMAEENIRFIEKISEVKVIASIPYIENWDYNDPKCWEQIDEALDS is encoded by the coding sequence ATGTCTGCCGGATTTTTCATTACCGGGACTGGTACGGACGTAGGAAAGACTGTGGTTACCGCAGGTCTTGCCCGTTTCTTTATGAAATCAGGACGGAGCATACTTCCGGTGAAACCTGTTCAGTCAGGGGCCATTGTCCTGCCTGACGGTTCATTCGATTCCCCGGACGGCGATGTCTATCGTGCAGCTGGGGCTGTCTGGGACATCAACAGACAATGTCCTTATATTTTTGAGCCCCCGACCTCCCCTCATCTTGCCGCAAGGCTGGCCGGGGTAGAACTCGATTATGTCGAGATTGCCCGGAAAGTCCGTGAACTTGAAGGAGACGATTTCCTTCTGGTAGAAGGTGCCGGGGGAATAATGGTTCCTCTGAGTGATGAATCTTCCATGCTCAATCTTATGAAAGAGCTTGGTTATCCGGTTATTCTGGTTGTTGAAAACAAGCTTGGCTGTATTAACGAAGCATTGCTTTCCATCGCGGCCTTGCAACAGTCCGGTTTGGAAATCTCCGGGCTGGTCATGACTTCCCCCAACCAGCCCGCTCCAGAAGAATTCGGTATGGCTGAAGAGAATATTCGTTTCATCGAAAAAATCTCCGAAGTAAAAGTGATAGCTTCCATTCCATATATCGAAAATTGGGACTACAATGATCCCAAATGCTGGGAGCAAATCGACGAAGCTTTAGATTCATAG
- a CDS encoding hydantoinase/oxoprolinase N-terminal domain-containing protein — protein MSFESGYAIGIDTGGTYTDTVVVKCEDSSVVATAKSPTTHHDLSLGLASSLDKAMKESGISPDEVKLVSVSTTLATNAVVENKGARVGLFMIGTTKALKLPVVTLRYVKGGHKITGMEEDPLDIESLVDGIQDMAGHVDAYAVCSAMSIKNPAHELIAAKAISLTDPQPVFCSHTISTRAGQAERAATAVLNARLMPVMKEFLSGVGKALDERGLGSSVVVVRGNATPMSMEDAVQRAAETFASGPASTAYYGSIYSPEKDALIVDVGGTTTDVTLIRNSQPTIQESGSIIGDWETHVEAVEMFTVGVGGDSFARINRSGNFEVGPGRVVPLCMAGDIPAPEKWIGKGHESHLLKVGPSAEKSSDDAVLKYLFENGPATFGQIMEGTGLGEIGLGGKVQKLVREQLVEEVGFTSTDALHVQGLLAIGDKSVSEAAADILGKEFDLDGAGFADMVLSETRVKIENAMLEHIVRKEIGGNMAGFISGRAASSLVSFDASLNLPIVGIGAAAQKLLPEVAEKLHTEAVFPSHHEVGNALGAIKMALDAKKKDSCNE, from the coding sequence ATGAGTTTTGAGAGCGGTTATGCGATCGGTATTGATACAGGTGGAACCTACACAGACACTGTTGTTGTAAAATGCGAAGACTCAAGCGTGGTGGCTACAGCCAAATCTCCCACCACTCATCATGATCTGAGCCTCGGTCTGGCTTCTTCCTTGGATAAAGCCATGAAGGAAAGCGGAATCAGCCCGGATGAGGTCAAGCTTGTTTCTGTTTCCACCACTCTGGCGACCAACGCAGTTGTTGAGAATAAAGGCGCACGGGTCGGTCTATTTATGATCGGTACCACCAAGGCGCTGAAGCTGCCTGTTGTGACTTTGCGTTACGTTAAGGGCGGACACAAGATAACCGGAATGGAAGAAGATCCGCTGGATATTGAATCCCTTGTGGACGGTATTCAGGATATGGCCGGACATGTCGATGCATATGCTGTCTGCTCAGCCATGAGTATCAAGAATCCGGCTCATGAACTTATTGCAGCAAAAGCTATTTCTCTTACCGATCCCCAGCCCGTATTCTGCTCCCACACAATCAGTACCCGTGCAGGGCAGGCTGAACGTGCAGCAACAGCTGTACTGAATGCCCGTCTTATGCCGGTAATGAAAGAATTTCTGTCCGGTGTAGGCAAGGCCCTTGATGAACGCGGACTCGGTTCTTCCGTGGTTGTTGTTCGCGGTAATGCAACTCCCATGAGCATGGAAGATGCAGTACAGCGTGCGGCTGAAACCTTTGCCAGCGGCCCTGCCTCAACCGCTTATTACGGCTCCATTTATTCCCCGGAAAAAGATGCACTCATCGTGGATGTGGGTGGTACAACCACTGACGTTACTTTGATCCGCAATTCCCAGCCTACTATTCAGGAAAGCGGTTCCATTATCGGCGATTGGGAAACCCATGTTGAAGCGGTGGAAATGTTTACCGTAGGTGTCGGTGGTGACAGCTTTGCGCGTATCAACAGATCAGGAAATTTTGAAGTAGGTCCGGGCAGGGTTGTGCCCCTGTGTATGGCTGGAGACATTCCCGCTCCTGAAAAATGGATCGGCAAAGGGCACGAGTCTCATCTGCTTAAGGTCGGTCCATCCGCAGAAAAAAGCTCCGATGACGCAGTCCTGAAATATCTTTTTGAAAACGGTCCCGCCACCTTCGGACAGATCATGGAAGGAACCGGACTCGGTGAGATCGGACTTGGCGGAAAGGTCCAGAAGCTTGTGCGCGAACAGCTGGTGGAGGAAGTCGGTTTCACCTCCACTGATGCACTGCATGTGCAGGGGCTGCTTGCTATCGGCGACAAGTCTGTTTCTGAAGCTGCGGCTGATATTCTGGGTAAGGAATTTGATCTTGATGGAGCTGGTTTTGCGGACATGGTCCTTTCTGAAACAAGGGTCAAGATTGAAAATGCCATGCTCGAACATATTGTGCGCAAGGAAATCGGCGGCAACATGGCCGGATTTATCTCCGGGCGTGCGGCAAGTTCGCTGGTAAGCTTTGATGCTTCACTTAACCTGCCCATCGTGGGGATCGGTGCTGCCGCTCAGAAGCTGCTGCCTGAAGTTGCTGAAAAACTGCATACTGAAGCTGTTTTCCCCTCTCATCATGAAGTAGGTAACGCATTGGGTGCGATCAAAATGGCTCTTGATGCCAAGAAAAAGGATAGCTGTAATGAGTAG
- the amrB gene encoding AmmeMemoRadiSam system protein B produces the protein MNRQPVVAGRFYPDSPDQLRKELQMYSGTQNAGGDRPVDRLIMVPHAGYMFSGEPCGKTLAQSKLSDTVFLLGPNHTGLGSPLSVWDKGSWEFPGGKLDVDEELAAKLIESRTGFVSNEKAHSREHSLEVIVPFLHYLNPAMKIVPVCVSEASPSNLRKAGEAIAEIMKDSSQPISMVVSSDMSHFVSADQAKKLDSMALEAIIRMDPSDLYSIVSSNQISMCGVLPMTMAMFAAKKLGATSGKLVQYTNSGQATGDYERVVAYAGVIIT, from the coding sequence ATGAACAGACAGCCCGTAGTAGCCGGACGTTTTTATCCGGACAGTCCTGATCAGCTTCGCAAGGAGCTTCAAATGTATTCAGGAACGCAGAATGCGGGTGGCGACCGTCCGGTTGACCGCCTGATTATGGTTCCACATGCAGGATATATGTTTTCCGGTGAACCCTGCGGTAAAACTCTTGCCCAGAGCAAGCTGTCTGACACTGTGTTTCTGCTTGGCCCCAATCATACCGGACTCGGGTCCCCTCTGTCTGTCTGGGATAAAGGAAGCTGGGAATTTCCCGGCGGCAAGCTGGATGTAGATGAGGAACTGGCCGCAAAGCTCATTGAAAGTAGAACCGGTTTTGTTTCAAATGAAAAGGCCCATTCGCGGGAGCACTCCCTTGAAGTTATAGTGCCTTTTTTGCATTACCTTAATCCGGCAATGAAGATAGTCCCGGTTTGTGTTTCAGAGGCTTCTCCGTCCAATCTGCGCAAGGCAGGTGAGGCCATAGCGGAAATAATGAAAGATTCTTCACAGCCCATCTCTATGGTTGTCAGCTCCGACATGAGTCATTTCGTTTCTGCTGATCAGGCCAAGAAACTCGATTCTATGGCTCTTGAGGCGATCATCCGTATGGACCCGTCCGACCTTTACTCCATTGTTTCATCCAATCAGATCAGCATGTGCGGTGTCCTGCCCATGACTATGGCAATGTTCGCCGCCAAAAAGCTCGGTGCCACTTCCGGCAAGCTTGTGCAGTATACCAACTCAGGTCAGGCGACTGGTGACTACGAACGGGTAGTGGCCTACGCCGGGGTTATCATTACATAG